A single window of Gemmatimonadota bacterium DNA harbors:
- a CDS encoding pyridoxamine 5'-phosphate oxidase family protein, with translation MSQKEDFSRLAELIEDIRFAMLCTRTSGDRIDARPMTTQEILDEDEVLYFVTGTQQSLTDQIQADPRVTLIYSNPDDGAYVVVQGEAKVTRNEGRIDRYWNPLFGTWFEGKDDPRLRTLEVRPHAAEFWASTGTATTVMARLKKAVGAEPEVGEHDTLRP, from the coding sequence ATGTCCCAGAAGGAAGACTTCTCGCGCCTCGCCGAGCTCATCGAAGACATCCGCTTCGCGATGCTCTGCACACGCACGTCCGGCGATCGCATCGACGCGCGCCCGATGACGACGCAGGAGATCCTGGACGAGGACGAAGTGCTCTACTTCGTGACCGGGACCCAACAGTCGCTCACGGACCAGATCCAAGCGGATCCCAGGGTGACGCTGATCTACAGCAACCCCGACGACGGCGCCTACGTCGTCGTACAGGGCGAGGCGAAGGTGACGCGCAACGAGGGACGGATCGACCGCTACTGGAATCCCCTCTTCGGGACCTGGTTCGAGGGCAAGGACGACCCGCGTCTGCGCACGCTGGAGGTGCGACCGCACGCCGCCGAGTTCTGGGCGTCGACCGGCACGGCCACCACGGTGATGGCGCGCCTGAAGAAGGCGGTGGGCGCGGAGCCGGAGGTGGGCGAGCACGACACGCTGCGGCCCTGA
- a CDS encoding amidohydrolase, with translation MGRSSLAAVSAAVLLSSLLPASLDAQQQRRSRQLRQLQDEALQAVESRAKQVQEIVDMVFSFGELGMQEFETSKYLTGILEENGFTVERGVAGMPTAWVARWGSGDPVIALGSDIDGIPQSNQKPGVGYREPILSMAPGHGEGHNSGQAVNIVAALAVKEIMERENIPGTLVMWPGVAEEQLAGKAYLVRAGVFEDVDVNIFTHVSNNFGVSWGQSGANALVSAQFRFRGETAHSAGAPWRGRSALDAVMLMAQAWEFKREHLQPAARSHYVIVDGGDQPNVVPQLATIWFYFRERDYEGVQAMYDAAKKMAEGAALMTGTTVDTIMTIGSAWSGHFNRPVAEVAYDNIKRVGLPAWDEADIALAKGIQRELGSEEEGLATEIGDLGGPVDMRRSLGGGSDDIGDISWNVPTITLRYPSNVPGTPGHNWSNGIAMATPIAHKGAVAGAKVQALTLLDLFLRPDLVADAWTYFRDEQTTETTYTPFILPTDEPPIWLNADIMERYREEMRKFYYDPSRYSTYLEQLGIEYPTVRGRPVSDDGR, from the coding sequence ATGGGCCGTTCGTCACTCGCCGCCGTTTCGGCGGCTGTGCTGCTCTCCTCGTTGCTGCCCGCGTCGCTGGACGCCCAGCAGCAGCGGCGCTCCCGACAGCTCCGTCAGCTCCAGGACGAGGCGCTGCAGGCGGTCGAGTCCCGGGCCAAGCAGGTCCAGGAGATCGTCGACATGGTCTTCTCGTTCGGCGAGCTCGGCATGCAGGAGTTCGAGACCTCGAAGTACCTGACGGGCATCCTCGAGGAGAACGGTTTCACGGTGGAGCGGGGCGTGGCGGGCATGCCCACGGCCTGGGTGGCGCGCTGGGGCTCGGGGGATCCCGTCATCGCGTTGGGCTCCGACATCGACGGCATCCCCCAGTCCAACCAGAAGCCGGGTGTGGGCTACCGCGAGCCCATCCTCTCCATGGCCCCCGGGCACGGCGAGGGGCACAACTCCGGACAGGCCGTGAACATCGTCGCTGCGCTGGCCGTCAAGGAGATCATGGAGCGCGAGAACATCCCGGGCACGCTGGTGATGTGGCCGGGCGTGGCCGAAGAGCAGCTCGCGGGCAAGGCCTATCTGGTGCGGGCCGGGGTCTTCGAGGATGTCGACGTGAACATCTTCACGCATGTCTCCAACAACTTCGGTGTGTCCTGGGGGCAGTCGGGCGCCAATGCGCTCGTGTCGGCCCAGTTCCGGTTCCGCGGCGAGACGGCGCATTCCGCGGGAGCCCCCTGGCGCGGCCGTTCGGCGCTCGATGCCGTCATGCTGATGGCGCAGGCGTGGGAGTTCAAGCGCGAGCACCTGCAACCCGCGGCGCGCTCCCACTACGTGATCGTCGACGGGGGCGACCAGCCCAACGTGGTGCCGCAGCTCGCCACCATCTGGTTCTATTTCCGCGAGCGCGACTACGAGGGCGTGCAGGCCATGTACGACGCCGCCAAGAAGATGGCCGAAGGTGCCGCGCTCATGACGGGTACCACGGTCGACACCATCATGACCATCGGCTCGGCGTGGAGCGGTCACTTCAATCGGCCCGTGGCCGAGGTGGCCTATGACAACATCAAGCGGGTGGGGCTGCCGGCCTGGGACGAGGCGGACATCGCCCTCGCCAAGGGCATCCAGCGCGAGCTGGGCAGCGAGGAGGAAGGCCTGGCTACCGAGATCGGCGATCTGGGCGGACCCGTGGACATGCGTCGCTCCCTGGGCGGAGGCTCGGACGACATCGGTGACATCTCCTGGAACGTCCCCACGATCACGCTGCGCTATCCCTCGAACGTGCCGGGGACCCCGGGCCACAACTGGTCCAACGGCATCGCCATGGCCACACCCATCGCCCACAAGGGAGCGGTGGCGGGGGCCAAGGTGCAGGCGCTCACGCTGCTGGACCTGTTCCTGCGACCCGACCTGGTGGCGGACGCGTGGACGTACTTCCGCGACGAGCAGACCACGGAGACGACCTACACGCCGTTCATCCTCCCGACGGACGAGCCACCGATCTGGCTGAACGCCGACATCATGGAGCGCTACCGCGAGGAGATGCGGAAGTTCTACTACGATCCCAGCCGGTACTCGACGTACCTGGAACAGCTGGGGATCGAATACCCGACCGTGCGCGGCCGCCCGGTGAGCGACGACGGACGCTGA
- a CDS encoding TrkA family potassium uptake protein — protein MKRFVIVGLGNFGSSVAEALHSIGHEVAALDRTPDRVDHMASRVSRAAVGDGREIETLRRVGAEGADAAVVSTGDDITASALTTLALKDVGIDEIYVKVISYEHARLIEKLGVTETIFPERESGIRLGKRISSRSLLNYVQLGEDFSVQEMAVPTAWVGSTLRDLELPKRMRVTVVAVHDMLMGTITPVPDPDAVLKESDTLLVAGTDRDLARAAKLT, from the coding sequence ATGAAGCGCTTCGTGATCGTCGGTCTGGGCAACTTCGGCTCCTCGGTGGCCGAGGCGCTGCACTCCATCGGCCACGAGGTGGCTGCCCTCGACCGGACTCCCGACCGGGTGGACCACATGGCTTCGCGGGTGTCGCGGGCGGCGGTCGGGGACGGACGGGAGATCGAGACATTGCGCCGCGTCGGCGCGGAGGGTGCCGACGCCGCCGTCGTGAGCACCGGGGACGACATCACCGCGAGCGCCTTGACCACGCTCGCGCTCAAGGACGTGGGGATCGACGAGATCTACGTGAAGGTGATCTCGTACGAGCACGCGCGCCTGATCGAGAAGCTCGGTGTGACGGAGACCATCTTCCCCGAGCGGGAGTCCGGCATCCGGCTGGGGAAGCGCATCTCCAGTCGCTCGTTGCTCAACTACGTGCAACTGGGCGAGGACTTCAGCGTGCAGGAGATGGCCGTCCCCACCGCCTGGGTCGGCAGCACGCTGCGCGACCTGGAGCTCCCGAAGCGCATGCGGGTCACCGTGGTGGCCGTGCACGACATGCTCATGGGGACGATCACGCCCGTTCCCGACCCCGACGCGGTGCTCAAGGAATCCGACACCCTCCTGGTGGCGGGCACGGACCGCGATCTGGCCCGGGCCGCCAAGCTGACCTGA
- a CDS encoding sulfite exporter TauE/SafE family protein → MSELLLFAVGVVTGTINVLAGGGSMLSLPALIFLGLPATVANGTNRVGILVNSLGAVWGFHGHRLVPWSWAGFAIVPATIGALVGSWLATRVGDAQLQDVIAVVMLLVAVWTIWDPLKARTPTEAAVPTSARGRAVLAAAFFGIGLYGGFIQVGVGFLLLAATTFAGFDLVRGNALKVLVVLGFTLPALLTFARADMVDWRLGAILAAGNLVGGWAGVRLNVLKGHVWIRRVVLVAVLVMAGRLLLT, encoded by the coding sequence ATGTCGGAACTGCTGCTGTTCGCCGTGGGCGTGGTCACGGGCACCATCAACGTGCTCGCCGGAGGCGGCTCGATGCTGTCCCTGCCCGCCCTCATCTTCCTGGGCCTGCCGGCCACCGTCGCCAACGGCACCAACCGCGTCGGCATCCTCGTCAACAGCCTCGGCGCGGTCTGGGGCTTCCACGGCCATCGCCTCGTGCCCTGGAGCTGGGCCGGGTTCGCCATCGTTCCGGCGACGATCGGCGCGCTGGTCGGATCCTGGCTCGCGACCCGGGTGGGGGACGCGCAGCTCCAGGACGTGATCGCCGTGGTCATGCTGCTGGTCGCGGTGTGGACCATCTGGGACCCCCTCAAGGCGCGCACCCCCACGGAGGCCGCGGTCCCCACCTCGGCTCGGGGACGCGCCGTCCTGGCCGCGGCCTTCTTCGGCATCGGCCTCTACGGCGGATTCATCCAGGTCGGCGTCGGCTTCCTCCTGCTCGCGGCCACCACCTTCGCGGGCTTCGACCTCGTGCGCGGGAACGCGCTGAAGGTCCTGGTGGTGCTGGGCTTCACCCTCCCGGCGCTGCTCACGTTCGCGCGGGCCGACATGGTGGATTGGCGGCTGGGCGCCATCCTGGCCGCCGGCAACCTGGTCGGCGGGTGGGCCGGCGTCCGCCTCAACGTGCTCAAGGGGCACGTCTGGATCCGACGGGTGGTGCTGGTGGCGGTGCTCGTGATGGCGGGACGGCTGCTGTTGACCTGA
- a CDS encoding winged helix-turn-helix domain-containing protein yields the protein MTPSRLRFAGFAFDPATGDLSGPEGDVRLQPQPARVLAVLAARSGTLVTREELQAQVWPDTKVEFDQGINYCIRQIRSALGERADAPRFIETLPRRGYRFLVPVETEGAALSPAAAGPGVAAGGPLAADSGAAAPGAASARPRRPWRWAAGVGLVGLLGLFAWNRAITPPTPVGPGPERWIVLPLSDPDSPGGLDRLNRGVEEALVAELTAARPDRLAVVGPLTTGPLVEGGATAAEVGARLEAGYVVSGGARAADSVLFVQVVRHSDGAHVFARRVPLQGRDAAALARELVGEIIAAVLPTAPRLP from the coding sequence ATGACGCCCTCCCGACTGCGCTTCGCGGGCTTCGCGTTCGATCCCGCCACCGGCGACCTGAGCGGTCCGGAGGGGGACGTGCGCCTGCAACCGCAGCCGGCGCGCGTCCTGGCCGTGCTGGCCGCGCGCAGCGGGACGCTGGTCACCCGCGAGGAGCTGCAGGCGCAGGTCTGGCCCGACACCAAGGTCGAGTTCGACCAGGGCATCAACTACTGCATCCGGCAGATCCGTTCCGCGCTGGGCGAGCGCGCCGACGCGCCCCGCTTCATCGAGACGCTGCCCCGGCGCGGCTACCGCTTCCTGGTGCCGGTGGAGACGGAGGGCGCCGCGCTCTCCCCCGCAGCCGCCGGGCCCGGTGTCGCCGCCGGCGGGCCGCTCGCGGCCGACTCCGGGGCCGCCGCCCCGGGCGCCGCGTCCGCCCGGCCGAGGCGCCCCTGGAGGTGGGCGGCCGGTGTCGGTCTCGTGGGCCTGTTGGGGCTGTTCGCCTGGAACCGCGCCATCACGCCCCCCACCCCGGTGGGGCCCGGGCCGGAGCGGTGGATCGTCCTCCCGCTGTCCGATCCGGATTCGCCGGGCGGTCTGGACCGGCTCAATCGGGGCGTGGAGGAGGCCCTCGTCGCGGAGCTGACCGCCGCCCGCCCCGACCGGTTGGCGGTGGTGGGCCCGCTCACCACCGGTCCGCTGGTGGAGGGCGGCGCCACCGCGGCCGAGGTGGGCGCGCGCCTCGAGGCCGGATACGTGGTGTCGGGGGGCGCGCGCGCGGCCGACTCGGTCCTCTTCGTCCAGGTGGTGCGGCACTCGGACGGGGCCCACGTCTTCGCCCGCCGGGTCCCGCTCCAGGGACGCGACGCTGCGGCGCTGGCGCGCGAGCTCGTGGGGGAGATCATCGCTGCCGTCCTGCCCACCGCGCCCCGGCTGCCCTGA
- a CDS encoding SLC13 family permease: MSLPLLSLLALLAAILISSFTRVNVGVLSIAFAFAIGVGLGDLGTRDVVRGFPGSLFLTLVGITLLFAMARQNGTLDRITTAALRLARGRAGLVPIVFFLLALGFASAGPGNIAAVAMLAPVAMAAAARAGISPFLMAVMVCNGANAGALSPIAPTGIIANGLMADIGLPGVEWRTYFNTMIAQSFVALVAFAVLGGVRLLARADGAVTADMLGLEQKGWDWRQRWTLAVIGLLLVGVVAFDLDVTMGAFLAAAALSVTGATDEHEALARVPWGAILLVCGVTVLVAIVGSSGGIELAARWMAGVSNPTSVNGLIAFVTGVLSVYASTSGVILPAFLPMVPDLVSHLAGADPLAIASSINVGGHLVDVSPLSTLGAISLAAAPDEVRARLFNQLLVWGLSMAVVGAIVCWVFFGLLG, encoded by the coding sequence GTGAGCCTGCCCCTCCTGTCGCTGCTGGCTCTGCTGGCGGCGATCCTGATCAGCTCCTTCACCCGCGTCAACGTCGGCGTCCTGTCCATCGCCTTCGCGTTCGCCATCGGTGTGGGGCTGGGCGACCTGGGCACGCGGGACGTGGTGCGCGGCTTTCCCGGCAGCCTCTTCCTGACGTTGGTCGGCATCACGCTGCTGTTCGCGATGGCGCGGCAGAACGGCACGCTCGACCGGATCACCACGGCGGCGCTGCGACTCGCGCGCGGCCGCGCCGGCCTCGTGCCCATCGTGTTCTTCCTGTTGGCGCTGGGATTCGCGAGCGCGGGGCCCGGCAACATCGCCGCGGTGGCGATGCTCGCGCCGGTGGCGATGGCCGCCGCGGCCCGGGCCGGCATCTCCCCGTTCCTCATGGCCGTGATGGTCTGCAACGGGGCCAACGCCGGAGCGCTCTCCCCGATCGCCCCCACGGGCATCATCGCGAACGGGCTGATGGCCGACATCGGGCTCCCGGGCGTCGAATGGCGTACCTACTTCAACACGATGATCGCGCAGTCCTTCGTCGCCCTGGTCGCCTTCGCCGTGCTGGGCGGCGTGCGTCTCCTGGCCCGCGCGGATGGTGCGGTCACGGCCGACATGTTGGGGCTGGAGCAGAAGGGGTGGGACTGGCGACAGCGCTGGACGCTGGCGGTCATCGGGCTCCTGCTCGTCGGCGTGGTCGCGTTCGATCTGGACGTCACCATGGGGGCCTTCCTGGCCGCGGCGGCGTTGTCCGTGACGGGGGCCACCGACGAGCACGAAGCGCTGGCGCGCGTGCCCTGGGGAGCGATCCTGCTCGTGTGCGGGGTGACGGTGCTGGTCGCGATCGTGGGCAGCAGTGGCGGGATCGAGCTCGCGGCCCGCTGGATGGCCGGCGTCTCCAATCCCACGAGCGTCAACGGCCTGATCGCCTTCGTCACCGGCGTGCTGTCCGTCTACGCCAGCACGTCCGGCGTCATCCTGCCCGCCTTCCTTCCGATGGTGCCGGATCTGGTCTCGCACCTGGCCGGCGCCGATCCGCTGGCCATCGCGTCGTCCATCAACGTCGGCGGCCACCTCGTGGACGTGTCGCCCCTGTCGACGCTGGGCGCCATCTCGCTCGCCGCCGCACCGGACGAGGTGCGGGCCCGCCTCTTCAATCAGCTCCTGGTGTGGGGGCTGTCGATGGCCGTGGTCGGGGCGATCGTCTGCTGGGTGTTCTTCGGCCTGCTGGGCTGA
- a CDS encoding DUF411 domain-containing protein — translation MRVATIAILGAALGAGTFAATRVFADPAPAVDAAAVAAAGPMLVYKTPTCGCCSAWVDHLREAGFEVETRDLNDLSAIKADLGVDPRLQSCHTGVIDGYVVEGHVPAADIARMLSEKPEIAGLAVPGMPMGSPGMEGPRTDPYDVLSFEHDGTVSVFESHR, via the coding sequence ATGCGCGTCGCCACCATCGCCATCCTGGGCGCGGCTCTCGGCGCCGGTACGTTCGCCGCCACCCGCGTCTTCGCCGATCCGGCCCCTGCCGTGGACGCTGCCGCCGTGGCGGCCGCGGGTCCCATGCTGGTCTACAAGACGCCGACCTGCGGCTGCTGCAGCGCGTGGGTGGATCACCTCCGCGAGGCCGGCTTCGAGGTGGAGACGCGGGACCTCAACGACCTGAGCGCCATCAAGGCGGACCTGGGCGTCGATCCCCGTCTGCAGTCGTGCCACACCGGTGTGATCGACGGATACGTGGTCGAGGGTCACGTCCCCGCCGCCGACATCGCCCGCATGCTGTCCGAGAAGCCCGAGATCGCGGGCCTCGCGGTGCCTGGCATGCCCATGGGCTCACCGGGCATGGAAGGCCCCCGCACCGACCCGTACGACGTGCTGTCGTTCGAGCACGACGGGACCGTGAGCGTGTTCGAGTCGCACCGCTAG
- a CDS encoding PGPGW domain-containing protein: protein MLDGVKGAWERFKRSRPGERFCDRYRQRQADRRGRWVSVLWILLGVVLLLAGVVALFVPGPGLLGLAFGAALIGQESERVAEALDAGELRGRAWFTRGRRWWTHTSTGARFALVLTLLLMAGGSAYGAWLAFLA, encoded by the coding sequence ATGCTGGACGGGGTGAAGGGGGCGTGGGAACGCTTCAAGCGCTCCCGGCCCGGCGAGCGCTTCTGCGACCGGTACCGGCAGCGCCAGGCGGACCGACGCGGACGGTGGGTGTCGGTGCTGTGGATCCTGCTCGGCGTGGTGCTCCTGCTGGCCGGTGTCGTCGCGCTGTTCGTTCCGGGTCCGGGGCTCCTGGGCCTCGCGTTCGGAGCCGCCCTGATCGGGCAGGAGTCCGAGCGCGTGGCGGAGGCGCTGGACGCCGGCGAGCTCCGGGGCCGCGCCTGGTTCACCCGCGGTCGACGCTGGTGGACCCACACCTCGACCGGGGCCCGCTTCGCGCTCGTGCTGACCCTGCTGCTCATGGCGGGTGGCTCCGCCTACGGCGCCTGGCTCGCGTTCCTGGCCTAG
- a CDS encoding potassium transporter TrkG, with product MLIALGTMGLRWLPGLYTGARLSWLDALFTATSAVCVTGLIVVDTATAFTPLGQAFVLLLIQLGGLGMLTLTTALILVLGRRLSLAQQDASVVGPDVTPDIDFRSLLRGVLRYTLVLEAIGAGFLFVLWLPRFDAPQAAAHAIFHAVSAFCNAGFSTFSDSLTGFRTAPVTLTVVMALITLGGVGFLTLEELRLALRARRHRRPFRLTLHSRLVLVTSVFLVVGGAALFVPLEWSNSFQDLPPWARVLNGVFMSVTARTAGFNTIDYNAADDSSNFVTMLLMSVGGSPGSTAGGLKTTTLALLILLAWSRLRGHGVTSWAGRTVPERTVDRAVGLFVVGFAAVLFGIFLMVLFELGTSAPVGRGDAFLDYAFEAVSAFNTVGLSMGETASLTVPGKVLVTLLMYMGRVGPLTVVAAFAIQRRSDRAHEFRFAYEDVVVG from the coding sequence GTGCTGATCGCGTTGGGTACGATGGGGCTGCGCTGGCTGCCGGGTCTCTACACCGGGGCGCGGCTGTCCTGGTTGGACGCGCTGTTCACGGCCACGTCCGCGGTCTGCGTCACGGGGTTGATCGTCGTCGACACCGCCACGGCGTTCACGCCTCTGGGACAGGCCTTCGTCCTGCTTCTGATCCAGCTGGGGGGGCTGGGAATGCTCACGCTGACCACCGCGCTGATCCTGGTGCTGGGGCGTCGACTTTCCCTGGCGCAGCAGGATGCCTCGGTCGTGGGCCCCGACGTCACGCCGGACATCGACTTCCGGTCCTTGCTGCGCGGCGTCCTGCGCTACACGCTCGTCCTGGAAGCCATCGGCGCGGGCTTCCTGTTCGTGCTCTGGCTGCCCCGCTTCGACGCGCCGCAGGCGGCGGCGCACGCGATCTTCCACGCGGTGAGCGCGTTCTGCAACGCGGGCTTCTCCACGTTCTCGGATTCACTGACGGGCTTTCGGACCGCTCCGGTCACGCTCACGGTGGTGATGGCCCTCATCACGCTGGGTGGTGTGGGCTTCCTGACCCTCGAAGAGCTGCGCCTCGCGCTCCGGGCGCGGCGGCATCGGCGGCCCTTCCGGCTCACCCTCCACTCGCGCCTCGTGCTCGTCACCTCCGTCTTCCTGGTCGTGGGTGGCGCCGCGCTGTTCGTGCCGCTGGAGTGGTCCAATTCGTTCCAGGATCTGCCCCCTTGGGCGCGGGTGCTCAACGGGGTCTTCATGAGCGTCACCGCCCGCACGGCGGGCTTCAACACGATCGACTACAACGCGGCAGACGACAGCTCCAACTTCGTCACCATGCTGTTGATGTCGGTGGGGGGCTCCCCGGGCTCGACCGCGGGCGGTCTGAAGACCACCACGCTGGCCCTGCTGATCCTGCTGGCCTGGTCCCGGCTGCGTGGCCACGGTGTGACCAGCTGGGCGGGACGGACCGTCCCGGAGCGCACGGTCGACCGCGCCGTCGGGCTGTTCGTCGTGGGGTTCGCGGCCGTTCTGTTCGGCATCTTCCTGATGGTCCTGTTCGAGCTGGGCACCTCTGCCCCGGTGGGCCGGGGAGACGCATTCCTGGACTACGCGTTCGAGGCCGTGAGCGCCTTCAACACGGTGGGGCTCTCGATGGGGGAGACGGCTTCGCTGACGGTGCCCGGCAAAGTGCTGGTGACCTTGCTCATGTACATGGGGCGGGTGGGCCCCCTCACGGTCGTGGCGGCGTTCGCAATCCAACGCCGCTCGGATCGCGCCCACGAATTCCGCTTCGCCTACGAGGACGTCGTCGTCGGATGA
- a CDS encoding acetate--CoA ligase family protein, which produces MSWNPLRPAGSSVMAHALDPILRPRSIAVIGASRRPASIGWQILDNLVRHGFTGPVYPVNPKTDSVHSIRTFASIRDVPGPVDLAVISIPAPLVLDAVRDCVEAKVGGLVVITAGFREVGGAGVERERALLELLEGTGIRLVGPNCMGVLNVEPDVRMNATFAPSDPPYGPAAFMSQSGAMGLSVLDYAESFGIGLSMFVSAGNKADVSGNDLLEYWEASDSVRMVLMYLESFGDPARFVRLGRRITRSKPIFVVKSGRTGAGARAAASHTGALAQTELATDALIAQAGAIRAHTVEELFDLASAFAHQPVPHGRRVAIVTNAGGPGIILADACETYGLEVARLEPATEAQLREHLPAEASVRNPVDMIASATAEDYEHALRIVRADPGVDAAIAAFVPPLGIQTVDVASAIVRASEVAPEKPVLAVLMGRQGLPAGQAELRAAGIPAYVFPESAARALGALWRYRRILERPEGEPRVYDDVDDAAVEAVLDRTAAAGRAKLSEADALAVAQAYRIPTVPWAFVEGAGAEAATAVAAAAERLGFPVALKVMSPAIAHKTDVGGVQLDLEDWNAVADAVARMLVEVPRRVREAGAGDPAIEGFLLQRMAPAGRETIVGLTRIPSVGLMAMFGLGGLYVEVMRDVVLRLCPLTDADASAMLREVKLSRLLERVRGEPARDRAALVETILRLAQLGERHPRIAELDVNPLIALEQGAVAVDVRVQLAT; this is translated from the coding sequence GTGAGCTGGAATCCCCTCCGTCCCGCCGGATCGTCCGTCATGGCCCACGCGCTCGACCCCATCCTGAGGCCTCGTTCCATCGCCGTGATCGGTGCCTCGCGCCGCCCGGCCTCCATCGGCTGGCAGATCCTCGACAACCTGGTGCGGCACGGGTTCACGGGACCGGTCTATCCCGTCAATCCGAAGACGGACTCCGTCCACTCCATCCGCACGTTCGCCAGCATCCGCGACGTTCCGGGACCCGTGGACCTGGCCGTGATCTCCATCCCCGCCCCGCTCGTGCTCGATGCGGTGCGGGACTGTGTGGAGGCGAAGGTGGGGGGGCTCGTGGTCATCACCGCGGGCTTCCGTGAGGTCGGAGGCGCGGGTGTGGAGCGCGAACGTGCGCTGCTCGAGCTGCTGGAAGGGACGGGCATCCGACTCGTCGGCCCCAACTGCATGGGTGTGCTCAACGTGGAGCCCGACGTGCGCATGAACGCGACATTCGCGCCGTCCGATCCCCCGTACGGCCCGGCGGCCTTCATGAGCCAGTCGGGCGCGATGGGACTCAGCGTCCTGGATTACGCCGAGAGCTTCGGCATCGGCCTGTCGATGTTCGTTTCCGCCGGCAACAAGGCGGACGTCAGCGGCAACGACCTGCTCGAATACTGGGAAGCGTCCGATTCGGTGCGCATGGTGCTCATGTACCTGGAGAGCTTCGGGGACCCTGCGCGCTTCGTTCGCCTCGGCCGCCGCATCACGCGCAGCAAGCCCATCTTCGTGGTGAAGTCGGGTCGCACCGGCGCGGGCGCGCGCGCGGCGGCCTCGCACACCGGCGCGTTGGCGCAGACCGAGCTCGCGACCGACGCGCTGATCGCCCAGGCCGGTGCCATCCGGGCGCACACGGTCGAGGAGCTGTTCGACCTGGCGTCCGCCTTCGCCCACCAGCCGGTTCCCCACGGACGTCGGGTCGCGATCGTCACCAACGCGGGGGGGCCGGGCATCATCCTGGCAGACGCCTGCGAGACCTACGGCCTGGAGGTGGCACGGCTGGAGCCCGCCACGGAAGCACAGCTGCGCGAACATCTGCCGGCGGAGGCGAGCGTCCGCAACCCCGTGGACATGATCGCGAGCGCGACCGCCGAGGACTACGAGCACGCGCTGCGTATCGTACGCGCGGATCCCGGGGTGGACGCCGCGATCGCCGCGTTCGTGCCTCCCCTGGGCATCCAGACCGTGGACGTGGCCAGCGCCATCGTGCGGGCGTCCGAGGTGGCGCCCGAGAAGCCGGTGCTGGCCGTGCTCATGGGTCGGCAGGGGCTGCCGGCGGGCCAGGCCGAGCTGCGCGCCGCCGGCATCCCCGCCTACGTCTTCCCCGAGTCGGCGGCGCGCGCCCTGGGCGCGCTGTGGCGCTACCGCCGGATCCTGGAGCGGCCCGAGGGCGAGCCGCGGGTCTACGACGACGTGGACGACGCGGCGGTGGAAGCCGTCCTGGACCGGACCGCGGCCGCGGGCCGCGCCAAGCTGAGCGAGGCGGACGCGCTCGCGGTCGCGCAGGCCTACCGGATCCCGACCGTGCCCTGGGCGTTCGTCGAAGGAGCGGGCGCGGAAGCCGCGACGGCAGTGGCCGCGGCCGCGGAGCGGCTCGGGTTTCCGGTGGCGCTCAAGGTCATGAGCCCCGCCATTGCCCACAAGACGGACGTGGGCGGTGTGCAGCTCGACCTGGAGGACTGGAACGCGGTCGCGGACGCGGTGGCGCGTATGCTCGTGGAGGTTCCGCGACGTGTGCGGGAAGCCGGAGCCGGGGATCCCGCCATCGAGGGATTCCTGCTGCAGCGCATGGCGCCCGCGGGACGGGAGACCATCGTGGGGCTGACGCGCATCCCTTCGGTGGGGCTCATGGCCATGTTCGGTCTCGGCGGGCTCTACGTCGAGGTCATGCGTGACGTGGTGCTGCGGCTCTGCCCGCTGACCGACGCGGACGCATCGGCGATGTTGCGCGAGGTCAAGCTGAGCCGGCTGCTGGAGCGTGTGCGCGGCGAGCCGGCCCGGGACCGGGCGGCGCTGGTGGAGACCATCCTGCGCCTGGCGCAGCTGGGAGAGCGCCATCCGCGGATCGCGGAGCTGGACGTCAACCCGCTGATCGCCCTGGAGCAGGGCGCCGTGGCGGTGGACGTGCGCGTGCAGCTGGCCACCTGA